The Thalassotalea psychrophila genome window below encodes:
- the rseP gene encoding sigma E protease regulator RseP: MFEFLWNLGSFIVALGLLVTVHEYGHFWVARKCGVRVEKFSIGFGKTLWRKFDKQGTEYVIALIPLGGYVKMLDERIDDVSEEDKQFAFNQKSVYQRIAIVAAGPIANFLFAIVAFYLMFLIGMTSLKPIIGDITQGSIAEQGEVKANTQIMAINGQETPDWQAVNMALVGKIGEAEINLSTRALDSTYVSNQKLNTVDWQFEPSKTSAMHSLGIEPFLPKTSTIVALLAEGEAGEKSGLIIGDEIISANDVDLYGNWQAFVDIIQQNSNRLVTLIVVRSGDLKKIDMLVGTRQHTDGRNVGYIGVSPKVDPWPESHKLEISYGPIAAMGKAVDSTWNLIVLSFDMIGKLITGHVSVDNLSGPISIAQGAGSSAGIGLVYFLSFLALISINLGIINLLPLPILDGGHLLYYVIELLTGKPVSEKIQEVGFKIGALILLSLMSIAIINDFSRL; this comes from the coding sequence ATGTTTGAGTTTTTATGGAACTTAGGTTCATTCATTGTTGCTTTAGGTTTGTTAGTAACTGTTCATGAATACGGCCATTTTTGGGTGGCACGTAAATGTGGCGTACGCGTTGAAAAGTTTTCTATTGGTTTTGGTAAAACACTATGGCGAAAATTTGATAAGCAAGGTACAGAATATGTCATTGCCCTAATACCTCTGGGCGGTTATGTAAAAATGCTAGATGAACGAATCGATGATGTAAGCGAAGAAGACAAGCAGTTTGCTTTCAATCAAAAAAGTGTTTACCAGCGCATAGCAATCGTTGCTGCGGGGCCAATAGCTAACTTTTTATTTGCTATCGTTGCCTTTTATTTGATGTTTTTAATAGGAATGACATCGCTCAAACCTATTATTGGCGATATTACCCAGGGCTCTATCGCGGAGCAGGGAGAGGTAAAAGCAAATACCCAAATAATGGCAATCAACGGTCAGGAAACCCCAGATTGGCAAGCCGTTAATATGGCACTTGTTGGCAAAATTGGCGAGGCTGAGATCAATCTTTCAACTCGTGCTCTAGATTCAACTTATGTTAGTAATCAAAAGCTTAATACAGTTGATTGGCAATTTGAGCCTAGTAAAACATCAGCAATGCACAGTCTTGGTATCGAGCCGTTTTTACCTAAAACGTCAACAATAGTTGCATTACTTGCTGAAGGTGAAGCCGGTGAAAAATCGGGGCTAATTATTGGTGATGAAATTATCTCAGCAAATGACGTTGATTTGTATGGTAATTGGCAGGCTTTTGTTGATATTATTCAACAAAATTCGAACCGCTTGGTTACACTCATCGTTGTTCGAAGTGGAGATTTGAAAAAAATTGATATGCTGGTGGGAACTCGTCAGCATACTGATGGTCGTAATGTTGGGTATATTGGTGTTTCACCAAAAGTTGACCCTTGGCCAGAGAGTCATAAATTGGAAATCTCATATGGCCCAATTGCGGCCATGGGGAAAGCTGTAGACAGTACATGGAATTTAATTGTCTTAAGTTTTGACATGATAGGTAAGTTAATTACTGGTCATGTAAGTGTAGATAATTTGAGTGGGCCGATCTCTATAGCTCAAGGGGCAGGAAGTAGTGCTGGTATTGGACTTGTTTACTTTTTAAGCTTTTTAGCCTTAATTAGTATTAATTTGGGCATAATTAATCTTTTACCACTACCAATACTTGATGGCGGACACTTACTTTATTATGTTATAGAGCTTTTAACCGGAAAGCCTGTATCAGAAAAAATACAAGAAGTTGGATTTAAAATTGGAGCACTGATTTTATTATCGTTAATGAGCATAGCAATTATTAACGATTTTTCCCGGCTCTAA
- the bamA gene encoding outer membrane protein assembly factor BamA — translation MIIKKLALAVLLGSIGINAQAADEFVVDDIQIKGLQRVALGAALTHIPISVGDELTDFRISQSIKSLYASGHFHNIKAFRDGNKLLFRVKERETISDITFEGNDDIKDEQLQESLDGSNIRIGETLDRSVLTGIESGLEDFYHGVGKYNAQVNTKITHLPRNRINLTFEFEEGDAAAIEQINIVGNEIFSDALLLDKVELTFDSPWWDFMAQDRYQKQTLQGDMETIESHYLDRGYLRYNVDSTQVSMTPNKEGVYITLNVTEGEQYTVSEVEFIGDMAGYEKTIEAISPLRTEELYNGAEVTYTEDLISKFLGRFGYAYPKVKTIPEINDEDKTVKLIVSVDPGKRVYVNRLNFAGNDVTSEEVLRREMRQMEGAWLSNNWLEASKMRVQRLPYFETVEFETTQLPGEEDLVDVDFTVKEQPSGSFTAGVGYGSYSGLSLNAGIQQNNFLGTGNRLAFQVNTMKYSQSANLSYTNPYFTIDAISLGGNVFYSEFDAGKANLVNYNNTTYGVGINMGFPINEYVRLNLGVGYKNSDISNLQTYEQIKEFYEVFKDPNDPDKKLNFETYDINATLSRVTLNRGTFPTSGSSQILSGKITTPESSDVQFFKIKYDSKYYFPLTRDHKWSLLTRFEAGYGNGYGDIRGNDQLLPFWENFRAGGSDTLRGFENNTVGPRAIYRYPSQSPGIPGDNPEVSPPDQDAIVVSDRSVGGNAIAIAGVELIVPTPFLDESYSNSVRTSLFVDAGNVWDTEFSRSDYSALNPIEFEKIEDYSDPMRIRTSAGLSIQWLSPMGPMVFNFAKRLESEDGDDTEFFSFNIGKTF, via the coding sequence ATGATAATAAAAAAACTTGCCTTAGCAGTGTTATTAGGCAGCATCGGAATCAATGCGCAAGCAGCCGATGAGTTTGTAGTAGATGATATTCAAATAAAAGGTCTTCAGCGTGTTGCACTTGGTGCTGCACTGACTCATATCCCTATTAGTGTGGGTGATGAATTGACAGATTTTCGAATTTCTCAATCAATAAAGTCGCTATACGCATCTGGTCACTTTCATAACATCAAAGCCTTTCGTGATGGTAATAAACTGCTTTTTCGCGTTAAAGAACGTGAAACTATCAGTGATATTACCTTCGAAGGTAACGATGATATTAAAGACGAGCAATTACAGGAAAGCCTTGATGGCAGTAATATCCGTATTGGTGAAACACTAGATCGCTCAGTTCTTACGGGAATAGAGTCGGGTTTAGAAGACTTTTATCATGGTGTAGGTAAGTATAATGCACAAGTAAACACTAAAATCACCCATTTACCACGTAATCGAATTAACCTTACTTTTGAGTTTGAAGAAGGTGATGCTGCAGCTATTGAGCAAATTAATATAGTTGGTAATGAAATATTTAGTGATGCGCTATTATTAGATAAAGTAGAATTGACCTTTGATTCGCCATGGTGGGATTTTATGGCACAAGATCGTTACCAGAAACAAACCCTGCAAGGGGATATGGAAACGATTGAGAGTCATTATCTTGACCGAGGTTACTTAAGATATAACGTTGATTCTACGCAAGTGTCAATGACGCCAAATAAAGAAGGCGTATATATTACTTTGAACGTGACTGAAGGTGAGCAATACACCGTTAGCGAAGTTGAATTTATTGGTGATATGGCCGGTTATGAAAAAACCATTGAAGCAATATCTCCGTTAAGAACTGAAGAGCTTTATAACGGTGCTGAAGTTACATACACAGAAGACTTAATTAGTAAGTTTTTAGGAAGATTTGGTTACGCTTACCCGAAAGTAAAAACAATTCCTGAAATTAACGATGAAGATAAAACTGTTAAGCTTATTGTTTCTGTAGATCCTGGTAAACGTGTTTATGTAAATCGCTTAAACTTTGCCGGTAATGATGTTACTTCTGAAGAAGTTCTACGACGTGAAATGCGTCAAATGGAAGGTGCTTGGTTATCAAATAACTGGTTAGAAGCTTCAAAAATGCGTGTTCAACGTTTACCATACTTTGAAACCGTAGAGTTTGAAACGACTCAGCTTCCAGGTGAAGAAGATCTTGTTGATGTCGACTTTACTGTTAAAGAGCAACCTTCAGGTTCATTTACTGCGGGTGTAGGTTATGGCTCATATTCTGGTTTAAGCTTAAATGCCGGTATCCAACAGAATAACTTCTTAGGTACAGGCAACCGTTTAGCATTTCAAGTAAATACGATGAAGTATTCACAAAGTGCTAATTTATCTTACACTAATCCATATTTTACTATTGATGCAATCTCGCTTGGTGGTAATGTTTTCTACAGTGAATTTGATGCAGGTAAAGCAAACTTAGTTAACTATAACAATACCACCTATGGTGTTGGTATAAACATGGGCTTTCCAATTAACGAATATGTGCGTTTGAATCTTGGTGTTGGCTACAAAAACTCTGATATTTCTAATTTACAAACTTACGAGCAAATTAAAGAGTTTTATGAAGTGTTCAAGGATCCGAACGATCCGGATAAAAAGTTAAACTTTGAAACTTACGACATTAACGCGACGTTATCTAGAGTAACTTTAAACCGTGGTACATTCCCTACCTCTGGTTCATCACAAATATTGTCAGGTAAGATCACAACGCCAGAGTCATCAGACGTACAATTTTTCAAAATTAAATATGATTCCAAGTATTACTTCCCGTTAACTCGAGATCATAAGTGGTCTTTATTAACTCGTTTTGAAGCCGGTTATGGTAATGGTTATGGAGATATCCGCGGTAATGATCAATTATTACCATTTTGGGAAAACTTTAGAGCGGGTGGTTCAGATACCTTACGTGGTTTTGAAAACAACACCGTAGGCCCTCGTGCAATTTACCGTTATCCTAGTCAAAGTCCTGGTATTCCAGGGGATAACCCAGAGGTTAGCCCTCCAGATCAAGACGCAATTGTCGTCTCTGACAGATCTGTTGGTGGTAATGCAATTGCAATTGCCGGTGTTGAACTAATTGTACCTACACCATTTTTAGACGAAAGTTATAGTAACAGCGTACGAACAAGTTTGTTTGTTGATGCTGGTAATGTGTGGGATACTGAATTTAGTCGTTCAGATTATTCAGCACTGAACCCTATAGAGTTTGAAAAAATAGAAGATTACTCAGACCCGATGCGTATTCGTACCTCGGCAGGTTTATCTATTCAATGGCTATCACCGATGGGACCAATGGTATTTAACTTTGCCAAACGTCTTGAAAGTGAAGATGGCGATGACACCGAATTCTTTAGTTTTAATATTGGTAAAACCTTTTAA
- a CDS encoding OmpH family outer membrane protein has translation MKTLIKSVAFTAAAASMLFAGTSLAADQKIATVNVQQVIGQLPQMADIQQKITAEFKEQIDGLKKMEGDIKYKIEKRQRDEAILSKKEIEALEAEITALRQEYAGKAQPLQQALKRREQEEQQKILLLVKDAVDSVAEKEGYDLVIQQSAVAFAKPDFDISAKVVEQASKTK, from the coding sequence TTGAAAACATTAATTAAATCAGTTGCTTTTACAGCGGCAGCAGCGAGCATGTTATTTGCTGGTACTTCTTTAGCAGCAGATCAGAAAATTGCTACTGTAAACGTACAGCAAGTAATTGGTCAATTACCACAAATGGCTGATATCCAACAAAAGATCACTGCTGAATTTAAAGAGCAGATTGACGGTCTTAAAAAAATGGAAGGCGACATCAAATATAAAATTGAAAAACGTCAACGTGATGAAGCAATTTTAAGCAAGAAAGAGATAGAAGCATTAGAAGCAGAAATTACTGCTTTGCGCCAAGAATACGCTGGTAAAGCACAACCTTTACAACAAGCACTTAAACGTCGTGAACAAGAAGAGCAACAAAAAATCTTATTGTTAGTTAAAGACGCAGTAGATTCTGTTGCTGAAAAAGAAGGTTACGACCTTGTTATTCAACAGTCGGCTGTAGCATTTGCTAAGCCAGATTTTGATATTTCAGCTAAAGTTGTAGAACAAGCATCAAAAACTAAGTAA
- the lpxD gene encoding UDP-3-O-(3-hydroxymyristoyl)glucosamine N-acyltransferase produces the protein MITLGELADKLGGVVKGDDNCQISSLSTLTEAGSGQIAFLANAKYRPHLETTKASAVILSEANAKYCQTNALVLSNPYLGFALVAQLLDTTPKAANEIAKSADISADATLGEGVCIGANAVIESGVTLGDNVIIGANCFIGKDVIIKSGSQLWSNVSIYHRVEIGHNCLIQANTVIGSDGFGYANDQGRWVKIPQLGSVIVGDNVEIGACTTIDRGALENTIIEANVILDNQIQIAHNVQIGSGTAMAACSVIAGSTIIGKNCTIAGLVGINGHITVADGCVFTGMTMVTKSVKEGGVYSSGIPSLPNKEWRKNASRYKHLDDMYKKMAELEKAIIDLNNK, from the coding sequence ATGATCACATTAGGCGAATTGGCTGATAAACTAGGTGGGGTAGTAAAAGGTGATGACAATTGTCAAATTTCATCACTATCAACACTTACTGAAGCCGGAAGTGGGCAAATTGCTTTTTTAGCTAATGCCAAATACCGCCCTCATTTAGAAACAACTAAAGCAAGCGCTGTAATTCTTTCTGAAGCTAACGCTAAATATTGTCAAACCAATGCTCTCGTGCTGAGTAACCCTTATTTGGGGTTCGCTCTGGTTGCGCAGCTACTTGATACTACGCCAAAAGCTGCAAACGAAATTGCTAAATCTGCGGATATATCTGCAGATGCAACTTTGGGCGAAGGTGTCTGTATCGGCGCTAATGCGGTTATTGAAAGCGGTGTAACGTTAGGTGATAACGTTATAATTGGTGCCAATTGTTTTATCGGTAAAGATGTAATTATAAAAAGTGGCAGCCAGCTTTGGTCTAATGTCAGTATTTATCATCGTGTTGAAATTGGCCATAACTGTTTAATTCAAGCTAATACCGTTATCGGTAGTGATGGTTTTGGATATGCAAACGATCAAGGTCGATGGGTTAAAATACCTCAGTTAGGCTCTGTTATTGTTGGTGACAATGTAGAAATTGGTGCATGTACTACAATTGATCGTGGTGCGCTAGAAAATACCATTATTGAAGCAAATGTTATTCTTGATAACCAAATCCAAATTGCCCATAACGTGCAAATAGGATCGGGTACTGCTATGGCTGCTTGCAGTGTTATTGCAGGCAGTACAATTATAGGTAAAAACTGTACTATCGCTGGTTTAGTGGGAATAAACGGTCATATAACAGTAGCCGATGGCTGTGTTTTCACTGGCATGACCATGGTTACCAAATCGGTTAAAGAGGGTGGTGTTTATTCTTCAGGCATACCATCATTACCAAATAAAGAATGGCGTAAAAATGCCTCTCGTTATAAACACTTAGATGACATGTATAAAAAAATGGCTGAACTTGAAAAAGCCATTATTGATCTAAATAATAAATAA
- the fabZ gene encoding 3-hydroxyacyl-ACP dehydratase FabZ gives MDNTNNVISVEEIQTLIPHRYPFLLIDRVLDFVPGKSIHAIKNVSVNEPVFQGHFPDFKIFPGVMILEAMAQAGGVLGFKSVEGKDGEMFLYASVDNARFKSPVTPGDTMHIHVELVKERRGMWKFSARAEVDGKVVCSADLMCARKGV, from the coding sequence TTGGACAACACGAACAACGTAATTTCGGTTGAAGAAATTCAAACATTAATCCCACATCGTTATCCATTTTTATTAATTGATCGCGTTCTTGATTTTGTCCCAGGTAAATCTATTCATGCGATAAAAAATGTATCAGTTAACGAGCCTGTTTTTCAAGGCCACTTCCCCGACTTTAAAATTTTTCCTGGCGTAATGATCCTAGAAGCTATGGCACAAGCAGGTGGAGTCTTAGGGTTTAAATCCGTTGAAGGTAAAGATGGCGAAATGTTTTTATACGCTTCTGTAGATAATGCGAGATTTAAAAGCCCTGTAACGCCAGGCGATACTATGCATATACATGTAGAACTTGTTAAAGAGCGTCGTGGTATGTGGAAATTTTCGGCGCGTGCAGAAGTCGACGGCAAAGTTGTTTGTAGTGCCGATTTAATGTGTGCGAGAAAAGGTGTATAA
- the lpxA gene encoding acyl-ACP--UDP-N-acetylglucosamine O-acyltransferase: MIHPQAIIEPGAKLGRNVRVGPWTYIGNDVEIGDDCIIYSHVVIKGPTKIGSGNNIFQYSSIGEDCQDKKYAGEPTRLEIGNNNVFRESCTIHRGTIQDESVTIIGDDNLFMAGAHVAHDCVIGSHGIFANQVCLAGHCHVGDWVIFGGMSGAHQFSHIGSHCFVGGGGIVIKDIPPYVMVAGHPASVFGLNSEGLKRRGFDKDVILQVKRAYKEVYRKNKTISEATSALAESASTCQEVKDFVDFINNSSRGIIR, encoded by the coding sequence GTGATTCATCCTCAAGCGATAATAGAACCCGGTGCCAAATTAGGCAGAAATGTGCGAGTAGGTCCATGGACTTACATTGGCAATGATGTTGAAATTGGTGATGACTGTATTATTTATTCACATGTAGTTATTAAAGGGCCGACTAAAATTGGCTCAGGAAATAATATTTTTCAATACTCTTCTATTGGTGAAGACTGTCAAGATAAAAAATATGCGGGTGAGCCAACTCGTTTAGAAATTGGCAATAATAACGTTTTTCGTGAGAGCTGTACGATTCATCGCGGCACTATCCAGGATGAGTCTGTAACAATTATTGGTGACGATAATTTATTTATGGCTGGTGCTCACGTTGCTCATGATTGTGTTATTGGTAGCCATGGTATCTTTGCTAACCAAGTGTGTTTAGCTGGGCACTGTCATGTTGGCGATTGGGTTATTTTTGGTGGCATGTCAGGAGCTCATCAATTTAGTCATATCGGCTCACATTGCTTCGTTGGTGGCGGCGGTATCGTGATTAAAGATATTCCTCCATATGTGATGGTTGCCGGTCATCCAGCATCTGTATTTGGTTTAAACAGTGAAGGTTTAAAACGTCGTGGCTTTGACAAAGACGTTATTTTGCAAGTGAAAAGAGCCTATAAAGAAGTGTATCGCAAGAATAAAACTATTAGCGAAGCAACCTCTGCTTTAGCTGAGTCTGCTAGCACTTGCCAAGAAGTTAAAGACTTTGTCGATTTTATCAATAACTCTAGCCGTGGCATTATTCGCTAG
- the lpxB gene encoding lipid-A-disaccharide synthase, protein MNKQAPTFAIIVGEHSGDTLGAGLISELKKHYPDAKFIGIGGPKMLKLGFESLYAMEELAVMGIVEVLGRLRRLLHVRKSIVNYFGEHKPDVFIGIDAPDFNLTVEQRLKAQGIKTVHYVSPSVWAWREKRIFKIDKATDMVLSLLPFEKDFYDKHNVACTFVGHPLADDIPMHSDKLSAREKLGLTTDEKYLAIMPGSRGSELSILLPDFLATAKLIKQQHNDLQFIAPVINDIREQQFKQIQQEHAPELDIKIINNDTQTVMASADCLLTASGTVTLEAALIKRPMVVAYKFNWLTAVIGRIMVKIKWFSLPNLLANKTLIPELLQEQVTPENLAQHVEPLLYQDQSQLLSEFTNIHNVLKQNASEKAAAAVMALLK, encoded by the coding sequence TTGAATAAACAAGCACCTACCTTTGCAATTATTGTTGGCGAGCACTCTGGGGATACCTTAGGTGCTGGCTTAATTAGCGAATTAAAAAAACATTACCCTGATGCCAAGTTTATTGGTATTGGCGGTCCTAAAATGCTCAAACTCGGCTTTGAAAGCTTATATGCTATGGAAGAGCTCGCGGTTATGGGCATTGTTGAAGTTCTTGGCCGGTTGCGCCGCTTACTACATGTTAGAAAATCTATTGTTAATTATTTTGGCGAGCATAAGCCAGATGTTTTTATTGGCATAGATGCCCCCGATTTTAATTTAACCGTTGAACAACGATTAAAAGCTCAAGGTATAAAAACCGTACATTATGTCAGCCCATCTGTTTGGGCATGGCGAGAGAAGCGTATATTCAAAATTGATAAAGCCACCGATATGGTGTTGTCTTTATTACCTTTTGAAAAAGACTTTTATGATAAGCACAATGTTGCTTGTACTTTTGTTGGTCATCCATTAGCCGATGACATTCCAATGCACAGTGATAAACTTAGCGCTAGAGAAAAGCTTGGCTTAACAACAGATGAAAAATATTTAGCGATAATGCCGGGCTCGCGCGGCAGTGAATTATCGATCTTATTACCCGACTTTTTAGCAACTGCAAAACTCATCAAACAACAGCACAATGATTTGCAATTTATTGCACCTGTGATTAATGACATTCGTGAGCAGCAGTTTAAACAAATACAACAAGAGCATGCACCAGAGCTTGATATCAAAATCATAAATAACGACACTCAAACAGTAATGGCGAGTGCTGATTGTTTACTGACTGCGTCTGGCACTGTCACTTTAGAAGCAGCATTAATTAAGAGGCCTATGGTAGTTGCTTATAAGTTTAACTGGCTAACTGCCGTTATTGGTCGCATTATGGTTAAAATTAAATGGTTTTCATTGCCTAATTTACTCGCCAATAAAACATTGATACCCGAATTGTTACAAGAACAAGTAACACCTGAAAATTTAGCCCAGCATGTTGAGCCATTATTATATCAAGATCAAAGCCAGTTGCTTAGCGAGTTTACTAATATTCATAATGTACTAAAACAAAATGCCAGTGAAAAAGCCGCGGCAGCGGTAATGGCATTACTAAAGTAA
- the rnhB gene encoding ribonuclease HII, with protein MTDDFIRPVANFIAGVDEVGRGPLVGAVVTAAVILDPNNPIVGLTDSKKLSDKKRQALSIEIKEKALAWCLGRSEPEEIDQINILQATMVAMQRAVAGLNVQADYVLVDGNRCPDFGLPCQAVIKGDLKVAEISAASIIAKVARDDEMLALDKLYPEYGFASHKGYPTKAHLEKINALGVLNNYRKSFKPVAKILAEQN; from the coding sequence ATGACTGATGATTTTATAAGGCCTGTGGCAAACTTTATTGCCGGCGTCGATGAAGTAGGCAGAGGACCACTTGTTGGCGCAGTTGTAACCGCCGCTGTTATTCTAGACCCGAATAATCCTATTGTTGGTTTAACTGATTCTAAAAAACTTTCCGACAAAAAACGCCAAGCGTTGTCCATCGAAATAAAAGAAAAAGCACTAGCATGGTGCTTAGGCCGAAGTGAACCTGAAGAAATTGATCAAATTAATATTTTACAAGCGACTATGGTTGCCATGCAACGTGCAGTCGCGGGTCTTAATGTGCAAGCAGACTATGTATTGGTTGATGGTAATCGCTGTCCAGATTTTGGTCTACCTTGCCAAGCTGTGATTAAAGGTGATTTAAAAGTGGCAGAAATTAGTGCGGCTTCAATTATTGCCAAAGTTGCTCGTGATGACGAAATGTTAGCACTCGATAAGCTTTATCCAGAATACGGTTTTGCCAGCCATAAAGGTTATCCAACCAAAGCTCATCTTGAAAAAATTAATGCATTAGGTGTACTAAACAACTACCGTAAAAGTTTCAAGCCAGTAGCCAAAATTTTAGCGGAGCAAAATTAA